In Sciurus carolinensis chromosome 16, mSciCar1.2, whole genome shotgun sequence, the genomic window GCATTGCCATTGTATGAGATTCCTAGTTTATATTCAACAGTCAAAACTTggtatttcttaatattttgtttcagtttctgtTGCTGTTGATGATATCAGGGAGTGATCTGAAAAAAGGCACCAAACATATTCCCCATGTGTTTATTCATTGAATAATGTCTTTTCTATTGTAGGTGTTACTAGAATATGTTGTCCACTATAATTTAAGGTGCATTCTGTAACATCACTCCCACCTAAAACTTCTACGGTGTTTATAGTATGGTAGGGAGGAGAATGAGCTTGTAATTAACGTGATCTAATTTTTCATGTGAAACATATATGCTTTAAATGCTTATGCTGTTTAATAAACTTCTTTATAcccaagattataaaaatatttttttattataaaagatacattttctttaaacattagaTCAGAAATACATTGAGAACTTATTCATCATATGGTGTGGGTGGTGACTGAATTTGCCTGTTCTTCAATGTGACTAGCAAACTTCAGTATGTTCTGGAAATGTTGACtcattctttctctcacttttcatTGCTTCTCCAGGTTATCCACACTTGATTCCTCATGTTGAGATCCCTATAAAAATCTAGGAAATCCTGCCATCCATATGTGCTACTTGATATGTTTGCAATTCCACAGGTGCACACAAGGAAAGTTACTCCTGGTTAAAATATACATCATATTCTCTGATGGGTGTCACTATATGCTCCAGGCTGGTCTCACACTAAGACTGAAGCAACTGTCCTTCCTTAGCTCCCTGAACAGCAGGAGGCTACAGGTACCTGTGTACCCCTGTGTCTggctacaaaaaaaatttatggaGTCATTTCACTCAAATGAATGACTATGGCCATAAGGGAAAGGACAATGTGCTAAATGACAGAATGGCCTCCAGGAACGTAGTAATAGGACTGATGTTGTTATCACAGACTGCTGTTGGAATTCTGGGAAATCTCTTTCAGCTTTATTACTATCTAGTTCTTTCCTGTAATGAGCACCCCTTAAGGTCCACTGATCTGATTCTCAAGCACCTGAGTGTAGCCAATGCCCTCATCATTCTCACTAATGGTGTTCCCAGGACAATGGCagctttttctttgaaatatttcttcagtgATTTTGTATGTGAACTTATTTTGTACATTCAGCGAGTGGGCAGGAGTGTGTCCATTGGCATCACCTGCCTCTTGAGCGTCATCCAGAACATCACAGTGAGCCCCATGAACTCCTGTTGGAACAACATCAAAAGAAAAGCCCCAAAGCACATTGGCTTCTCCATTTCCCTCTGCTGGATCCTGTACATGGTGGTgcattccattttctctctctatgTGGTTGGAAAACAGAGGAGTGAAAACCTGACAAAGCAAAGATATTTGAGGTACTGTTCTTCTGCAGGTCATGACAAAATCACAGAAACATTATATGCAGCATTGTGTGTATTTCCTGAAGTGGTATTTTCCATGCTCATAATCTGGTCCAGTGGCTCCATGATTCTTCTTCTGCACAGGCACAAGCGGAGGGTTCAGCACATTCACAGCATCAAAGTTTCCTCCAGGTACTGCCCTGAGTCAAGAGCCACCAAGAGAATCCTTGTTCTTGTGTGCACCTTTGTGAGTTTCCACACCCTCTCCTCCATATTGCATGTTTGTATAACGTTTCATTTTAATCCCAGTTGGTGGTTGGTGAACATCAATGCACTGATCTCCCTGTGCTTTCCCACTGGCAGCCCCTTTCTTTTCAGTAGACATGACTCCGTTCTATCCAGGCTCTGCTTTTAAGGAACACAAAATTACTGAATCTGATCATAAGCATATTAATTATATGTTTTTGCATACTTTGCAATGTTTTTTCACTATTCCCTGTTCAAATGTCAACAGAGAAACTTATGGAAGTATCACTTGTGTTTCTGTGGTCAAACCTGAAGGGCACTGGGGTCCTCCTCTAGATAAATACGGAAAGCCCATGGACATGATAGAGAGAAATGAACTTGTTTGTCCACATCCTATACAGAGTATCTCCATGTTGCTGCAGGAAAACTGAATGGATTAATTCCTACTCCTTCAtcaccattttaaatataatcactCCTGAAAATTCTTGCCagaaccaaaagtagtagagaaATGAGTGGTAGGTATTGTAGAAAAATCAATATGTTTTTCTCATATGTTTATATACTAAGGAGAGATTTTGATTATGGTTGAAACAATTTCAAGAACTAGCTGTAATATAGGTGGAATTtaaacatattcatacatatttttaagtgcACTGTTTGTGTTTTCAGAAATGGAGGTAATTAAGAGGGAGGC contains:
- the LOC124966180 gene encoding vomeronasal type-1 receptor 4-like, with the protein product MASRNVVIGLMLLSQTAVGILGNLFQLYYYLVLSCNEHPLRSTDLILKHLSVANALIILTNGVPRTMAAFSLKYFFSDFVCELILYIQRVGRSVSIGITCLLSVIQNITVSPMNSCWNNIKRKAPKHIGFSISLCWILYMVVHSIFSLYVVGKQRSENLTKQRYLRYCSSAGHDKITETLYAALCVFPEVVFSMLIIWSSGSMILLLHRHKRRVQHIHSIKVSSRYCPESRATKRILVLVCTFVSFHTLSSILHVCITFHFNPSWWLVNINALISLCFPTGSPFLFSRHDSVLSRLCF